The Phaeacidiphilus oryzae TH49 region AACGGCGAGCAGATCATCCGAGACCTGGGGATCTCCATTCCGCCGCAGCTCAAGGGCCTGCACACGGTGGTGGGGTGGCCGCGGATCGGCGTCACCGCGCTGGAGGAACGCCTCGACCTGGACAGCTTCCGGTGGGTCGACGGGGCGGACTCCAGTGATCTGCAGGCGATCGCCGACGCGAACGATCTGTTCGACGAGGCGAGCTTGGCGCACACCGATGCGCTGGTGTTCGGCCGCAGCTACCTCGCGGTCGGTTCGGGGGACTGCGGGAGCGCGGACTGCCCGCCGCTGATCAGTGTGGAGTCGCCACGGGACATGGCGGTGATGTGGGATGCGCGGACCCGCACGGTCACGGCGGCGCTGCGGGAGTGCGATGCCCCGTGGATGGGGCTGATCGGCCCGCGGGAGCAGTTGCTGGTGCTGTACCTGCCGGATCAGACGGTGCAGGCGGTGCGGTCGCCGTCGGGCGGCTGGGAGGTCATCGACCGGGACATCCACAACCTGGGGATCGTGCCGGTGGTGCGGATGGCGAACCGGCAGCGTACCGGGGAGCGGTGGGGCCGGAGCGAGATCACGCCCGAGGTCATGTCGATCACGGACGCGGCGTGCAGGACGCTGCTGGGGATGGAGGTGGCGCGGGAGTTCTTCGCGGCGCCGCAGCGGTACATCCTCGGTGCCTCGGAGCAGGCGTTCCAGGACGCGGAGGGCAATCCGAAGGGCGCCTGGGAGACGTATATCGGCCGGGTTCTGGCGTTGGAGCGGGACGAGGACGGGAACGTCCCGGAGGTCGGGCAGTTCACGGCCTACGATCCGAGCGCCTACACGAAGATCATCGACCTGTATGCGCGGATCATGGCGACGCAGCTCGGCCTGCCACCGCACTACCTCGGCTACACCAGCGACAACCCGGCGTCGGCGGACGCGATCCGCTCCGCGGAAGCGCAGCTCATCAAGCGCGCGGAGCGGCGTCAGCGGCGGTTCGGGCATGCGTGGGTGCAGGCGCTGCGACTCGGCCTGTGGGTGCAGCAGGGGGAGCCGCCGGACAAGACGCGGGTGATCGAGCCAGTGTGGCGCAACGCCGCGACGCCGACGGTGGCGGCCTCGACGGACGCCGCGGTGAAGCTGGTGACCGCGGGGGTTCTGCAGCCGAACAGCGCGGTGACCATGCAGATGGTGGGCCTGACGGCATCGCAGCAGCAACAGGTCCTCGCGGAGCAGCAGCGAGCGGCCGGCCAGCAGGCGACGCAGGACATCCTGGCGCAGATCGCGAAGCTCAACTCGGTGAGCCTGCCTGATGCCGCAGAGAATCAGTGACGCGACCACCGCGGTCACCCGGTGGCGCGCGGCTCAGAGGGGCCTCACGCTGCTGCTCACCCGCGACATGCGGAAGATCCGACGGCTGATCGTCCCGGCTCGGATGCAGCAGACGGTGCCCACGTGGATCACCGCAGCGAACGCCCTGGTCGACCAGTACGGCCGAGCATCGGCGTCGTTGGCCGCGGACTACTACGACGCCGAGCGCCTGGCCGCGCGGGTGACCGGCAAGTTCACGGTGCCGCTGCTGGATCCGCCGCCGACCGAGCAGGTCGAGGCGTCCCTGCGGTGGGCCACGAAGGACCTGTGGCCGCGCGACCCTGATGCCCCGTCGGCGACGCCCGCGCAGCGCCCGCCGCTTGAGATTCGCCTGGATGCGGCGGAGGCCAAGGCCGAAGACGTGGCCCAGAAGCTGGTGACGGACACAGGCCGGGGCACGGTCGTCCGGGCGGTGCGCCAGGATCCGCAGGCGGTCGGCTGGGCCCGCGCGGCGGCGCTCGGCGCCTGCGCGTTCTGCAAGATGCTCGCGACGCGGGGCATGGTCTACCGCTCCGAGGAGACCGCTGATTTCCGGGCTCACGACAGCTGCCACTGCGGCGTGATCCCGGTCTACAAGGGGCAGCGCTTCGAGCTGTCCGACCACGCCGCCGAGTGGCGGCGGCTGTATGAGGAGCACGCGCAGGGCCACTCCGGTGACCAGCTGCGCCTGTTCCGCCGGGCGCTGTCCGACAACGTCCACCAGCCAGCCAACTGAACCGCCACAGGCGCCCTGGTGGCGCCCCGTCACCACCCCATGACCCCTGGAGGGTTGACCGCTCATGCCCGATGAGCCGACAGGCACCCAGACCCCGCAGACGCCGCAGCAGCCCCCGGAGGGCGAGCCGACGGAGCCGCAGGGCCAGCAGCCAGCCGAACCGACGGAGCCGACCGAGGAGCCGTTCGACGAGGCGCGCGCGAAGGAGAAGATCCGCAAGGCCAACTCGGAGAACAAGGCTCTCCGAGAGCGGCTGAAGGTCGCCGAGCCGCTCGCCCAGCGTGCCAAGGAGCTGGAGGACGCGCAGAAGAGCGAGCTGCAGCGGGCCCAGGAGGCCCAGCAGGCCGCCGAGGAGCGCGCGAAGGCCGCCGCTATCCGTGCGGTACGCGCCGAGGTCCGGGTGCTCGCCGCGGACACCTTCGCGGATCCCGACGACGCCGCAGGCGCCCTCGAGTTGGGCTCCTACCTCGGCGCGGACGGCGAGATCGACTCCACTGCCATCAAGACCGAGCTGGCCGCGCTCCTGGAGCGCAAGCCGCACTGGGCCAAGGCGAGCGGCCAGCGCCGTCCCGCCCCGGATCCCGCGCAGGGGTCCAGCGCCAACCGGCGCACCGCTTCAACTCCGGGCGACGAGTTCGCCAACTTCCTGACCAGCGCCTTGAAGGGGCGCGGTCGCTGAATTGAGGTAGATCATGACCACGCCCACCCCTCCGGTCCAGCTGCCGGGCATTCCATCCACCCTGCTGCCGCCGACCATCACGGCGCCGATCTTCGCGAAGGCGCTGGAGACCAGCACGGTGATGCAGATGGCCCGGCGGGTGCCGCTGGCGATGGACGCCACCACCGCGATCCCGGTCCCGCTGGACGTGCCGACCGCCGACTGGGTCTCCGAGGGCGGCGTGAAGCCGCTGTCCTCCGGGGGCGTGGGCGTGAAGACCATGACCGGCAAGAAGGTCGCCACCCTCGTGCCTGTGTCCATGGAGGTCGCGACGACCAACGCAGCCGGCCTGTACCAGCAGCTGCAGAACGACCTGCCGACCGCGATCAGCCGGGCCTTCGACACCGCGGCGATCCACGGCAAGACCATGAAGGGCTCGGCCGGACCGTTCCAGGACTACCTGACACTCACCACGAAGAGCATCACGCTCGGCACCACCGCGCAGTCCAAGGGCGGCATCTACGCCGACCTGGTCACCGGCATGGCCGAAGTCACCGAGGACGACTGGGACTTCACCGGGTTCGTCGCGGACAAGCGCCTCAAGCCGCAGCTGCTGCTCGCGACCGACACCCAGGGCCGCCCGATCTTCGTGGACACCACCACGGGCGGTACCGACGCGGCGGGCAACGGGACGCTGCTCGGGGAGCCGCTGGCCTACGGATCGGGGATCTCCGGCAAGTACCGCCGGCA contains the following coding sequences:
- a CDS encoding phage portal protein; translated protein: MTIEAPELLTLDQLSPDEMMLIEMLRGELQLERWQFDELDAYFNGEQIIRDLGISIPPQLKGLHTVVGWPRIGVTALEERLDLDSFRWVDGADSSDLQAIADANDLFDEASLAHTDALVFGRSYLAVGSGDCGSADCPPLISVESPRDMAVMWDARTRTVTAALRECDAPWMGLIGPREQLLVLYLPDQTVQAVRSPSGGWEVIDRDIHNLGIVPVVRMANRQRTGERWGRSEITPEVMSITDAACRTLLGMEVAREFFAAPQRYILGASEQAFQDAEGNPKGAWETYIGRVLALERDEDGNVPEVGQFTAYDPSAYTKIIDLYARIMATQLGLPPHYLGYTSDNPASADAIRSAEAQLIKRAERRQRRFGHAWVQALRLGLWVQQGEPPDKTRVIEPVWRNAATPTVAASTDAAVKLVTAGVLQPNSAVTMQMVGLTASQQQQVLAEQQRAAGQQATQDILAQIAKLNSVSLPDAAENQ
- a CDS encoding VG15 protein; the encoded protein is MPQRISDATTAVTRWRAAQRGLTLLLTRDMRKIRRLIVPARMQQTVPTWITAANALVDQYGRASASLAADYYDAERLAARVTGKFTVPLLDPPPTEQVEASLRWATKDLWPRDPDAPSATPAQRPPLEIRLDAAEAKAEDVAQKLVTDTGRGTVVRAVRQDPQAVGWARAAALGACAFCKMLATRGMVYRSEETADFRAHDSCHCGVIPVYKGQRFELSDHAAEWRRLYEEHAQGHSGDQLRLFRRALSDNVHQPAN
- a CDS encoding phage major capsid protein; translated protein: MTTPTPPVQLPGIPSTLLPPTITAPIFAKALETSTVMQMARRVPLAMDATTAIPVPLDVPTADWVSEGGVKPLSSGGVGVKTMTGKKVATLVPVSMEVATTNAAGLYQQLQNDLPTAISRAFDTAAIHGKTMKGSAGPFQDYLTLTTKSITLGTTAQSKGGIYADLVTGMAEVTEDDWDFTGFVADKRLKPQLLLATDTQGRPIFVDTTTGGTDAAGNGTLLGEPLAYGSGISGKYRRQSSSTDSGLRAIGGDWSQCAFGIGQDISVKVSTEATYVDEAGTVHSAFQENLVLLLVEAYFGFVLGEPEAFVKYLGAPQAS